The Mercenaria mercenaria strain notata chromosome 8, MADL_Memer_1, whole genome shotgun sequence genome has a segment encoding these proteins:
- the LOC123565626 gene encoding proteinase-activated receptor 1-like isoform X1, with the protein MANESVIDILRHMRNDSFEIATADPSILKAAADVDKIISPILYVFGFPGNVLAIIVWLQPRMRHSSGTYLAALGFVDLIFMVIHVMFEIYKVWGVQMFDAPGICELLPIVYMATQYLSPLLVLGFTVERFIGVQFPSKRQIYCTISRARIASCALALVALGIGSMQGYIYKYNSEHDFCGIRESAVRGGHSSLWSIWTWITEMLVFMCVPLLILLFNVLIIKQIRRLAEVEKSYGAKAQTTTFSLLVVSFYFIVTTFPVSIVYAIRYYYVPSDGTVAAVPQQEAKYMLAKTIIEEIGTTHHACKFYIFLITEQAFRREFLRVVAKVLPISRDKMGYEQQTEVTAHTEWNEADMGEAGDPDETDM; encoded by the exons ATG gcGAACGAAAGCGTCATTGACATTTTACGGCACATGCGCAATGACAGTTTTGAAATCGCAACAGCAGATCCGTCAATTTTAAAAGCAGCTGCAGATGTGGATAAAATTATCTCACCAATATTGTATGTGTTTGGTTTTCCCGGAAATGTATTGGCAATTATCGTCTGGTTACAGCCGCGCATGCGCCACTCTTCTGGAACATACCTTGCAGCTCTAGGGTTCGTTGACCTGATATTTATGGTGATAcatgtcatgtttgaaatatacaaaGTATGGGGCGTCCAAATGTTTGATGCACCCGGGATCTGTGAGCTACTTCCCATTGTCTATATGGCGACACAATATTTATCTCCATTGCTTGTACTTGGTTTTACAGTCGAACGGTTCATAGGAGTGCAATTTCCTTCGAAAAGACAAATATATTGCACAATATCTCGTGCCAGAATAGCAAGTTGTGCTTTGGCGTTGGTTGCTCTTGGCATAGGATCCATGCAGGGGTACATTTATAAGTACAATTCTGAGCATGATTTCTGTGGCATAAGGGAGTCCGCAGTGAGAGGTGGACATTCGTCTCTCTGGTCTATATGGACATGGATAACAGAGATGCTGGTGTTTATGTGTGTACCATTGCTGATTCTTTTGTTCAACGTACTGATAATCAAACAAATTAGGCGGTTGGCAGAAGTCGAAAAGAGCTACGGTGCTAAAGCGCAGACGACAACATTTTCACTGTTGGTGGTTTCTTTTTACTTCATTGTGACGACGTTTCCAGTGTCGATCGTTTATGCGATCAGATATTATTATGTACCGTCTGATGGAACAGTCGCTGCTGTCCCGCAACAAGAAGCAAAATACATGCTTGCGAAGACCATTATAGAGGAAATTGGTACCACACACCACGCCTGTAAATTCTACATTTTCTTGATAACAGAACAAGCTTTCCGGCGGGAATTTTTACGCGTAGTTGCAAAAGTGTTACCAATATCACGAGATAAAATGGGATACGAACAACAAACGGAAGTAACCGCACACACAGAATGGAATGAAGCAGATATGGGCGAGGCTGGTGACCCGGATGAAACGGACATGTAG
- the LOC123565626 gene encoding proteinase-activated receptor 1-like isoform X2: MRNDSFEIATADPSILKAAADVDKIISPILYVFGFPGNVLAIIVWLQPRMRHSSGTYLAALGFVDLIFMVIHVMFEIYKVWGVQMFDAPGICELLPIVYMATQYLSPLLVLGFTVERFIGVQFPSKRQIYCTISRARIASCALALVALGIGSMQGYIYKYNSEHDFCGIRESAVRGGHSSLWSIWTWITEMLVFMCVPLLILLFNVLIIKQIRRLAEVEKSYGAKAQTTTFSLLVVSFYFIVTTFPVSIVYAIRYYYVPSDGTVAAVPQQEAKYMLAKTIIEEIGTTHHACKFYIFLITEQAFRREFLRVVAKVLPISRDKMGYEQQTEVTAHTEWNEADMGEAGDPDETDM, encoded by the coding sequence ATGCGCAATGACAGTTTTGAAATCGCAACAGCAGATCCGTCAATTTTAAAAGCAGCTGCAGATGTGGATAAAATTATCTCACCAATATTGTATGTGTTTGGTTTTCCCGGAAATGTATTGGCAATTATCGTCTGGTTACAGCCGCGCATGCGCCACTCTTCTGGAACATACCTTGCAGCTCTAGGGTTCGTTGACCTGATATTTATGGTGATAcatgtcatgtttgaaatatacaaaGTATGGGGCGTCCAAATGTTTGATGCACCCGGGATCTGTGAGCTACTTCCCATTGTCTATATGGCGACACAATATTTATCTCCATTGCTTGTACTTGGTTTTACAGTCGAACGGTTCATAGGAGTGCAATTTCCTTCGAAAAGACAAATATATTGCACAATATCTCGTGCCAGAATAGCAAGTTGTGCTTTGGCGTTGGTTGCTCTTGGCATAGGATCCATGCAGGGGTACATTTATAAGTACAATTCTGAGCATGATTTCTGTGGCATAAGGGAGTCCGCAGTGAGAGGTGGACATTCGTCTCTCTGGTCTATATGGACATGGATAACAGAGATGCTGGTGTTTATGTGTGTACCATTGCTGATTCTTTTGTTCAACGTACTGATAATCAAACAAATTAGGCGGTTGGCAGAAGTCGAAAAGAGCTACGGTGCTAAAGCGCAGACGACAACATTTTCACTGTTGGTGGTTTCTTTTTACTTCATTGTGACGACGTTTCCAGTGTCGATCGTTTATGCGATCAGATATTATTATGTACCGTCTGATGGAACAGTCGCTGCTGTCCCGCAACAAGAAGCAAAATACATGCTTGCGAAGACCATTATAGAGGAAATTGGTACCACACACCACGCCTGTAAATTCTACATTTTCTTGATAACAGAACAAGCTTTCCGGCGGGAATTTTTACGCGTAGTTGCAAAAGTGTTACCAATATCACGAGATAAAATGGGATACGAACAACAAACGGAAGTAACCGCACACACAGAATGGAATGAAGCAGATATGGGCGAGGCTGGTGACCCGGATGAAACGGACATGTAG